CATCACCACCGGCTCGTCCTGCTCCAGTTCGATCCGCCACAGCGCGCCCGAGTCGTCCCTGTGCACCGGCTCCGCGCCGGACTCGGCGAGGAAGCGCTCGTAGCCGTAGAACTCCAGCATCACCCGGCGCAGTTCGGCGTTGGGCTGCTCGCGTATCTGCTCCGCCGTCACCTCGCCCAGGCGTCGGAACAACTCCGCGGGCACCGGCATCCCACGCCAGGCGTGCAGCGCGAAGCCATCCCCGAAGGCCACCGCCGCACCCTCGCCGCTGTGGAGTCGCCCGGCTTCGTCCTGACGCAGCAGCACCGGACGTTCCGTCAGCAGCACCACGTCCGCGAAGGGCCACCACCAGCCGGCGCTGCATGCGACGGACGCCAGGCCGTCCAGCAGCGGATCCTCGGCCAGCGCCGCCAGCCAGGCCGCGTCGTGCTGCCCGAGCACCGCCTCGCGCAGGGCGCGACGGACGGCGGCACGGGCGTGGACCCGCTCCGCGGGCCGCTCGGCGTCCTCGGGCCCGCCCAGGGCGTCGACGACGGCCTGCTGCAGCCGCTGCGCGAGGCCGTGCAGGCGGGGCCAGAGCGCGCCCGAGGTGAGCGTCCACCGCTCGGACCAGGCCGCCTGCCCCAGTTCGGCCTGCAGCCGACCGCGTGCGGCCTCCCACGGCGCGGTCCACACCGCCTCCCGCACACCCGGGCACTCGTCCGCACCGGGCGCGCGCAGCCCCTGGGCGGCGAGCGCGGAGCGCGCCGCCTCGAAGAACTGCTCCGTCTCGCGCTCGAGCCCGTCGGCGAAGACCTGCGCCGCGCCGCCGGTCAGCAGCAGCGCCGCGGCCGCCGCGGTCACCGGTGAGGCGAACCAGACCACCGTCCCCGGCGCGGGCAGGCCCGCCTGCCAGTACGCGGCCCGGACGCCCGCCTCGGCGCGGGCCCGGTCCGCCGGACCGACGCCCAGGCCGATCCGCCCCCAGTCGTCCCGCTCCCCGTTCGTCATCCGCCGCTCCCCCTTCTGTCGTTCGACGCGCCTCGCTCGACCCGTTCCACGCGGTCGGCCCCGCTACCCTGCCGGTCCGGTCCGCTCGCTCGGACCCGGTCGGTCGGGCCGCTCAGTCCGCGACGACGCGGACGGCCCCGGGCGTGTACTCGCGCTGCCTGACCACCCGGTACCAGCCTCGGGGCAGGGCGATCGCGGCGTGCTCCTCGTGGACGACGCGCCCGCCCTCGGTCAGCTGCAGCCACGACTCGCCGAACTGGCCGCCGACCCGCAGCAGCCGGCCCGCACCCACGACGGCGTGCGCGTGCCCCGACGCCTCTCCGCGCGCCAGCACCAGGCGCCCGCGGGCGTCCCGCTCCTGCGCCGTCATCGACGCCACCGCCGCCGGAACGGCCACCTCGGCCACCGGGACGAGCAGGACGTCTCCCTGGCGATACATCGACCCACCTCCGTCACGACCTGCGCGGCGACGCGGCGTCACCCCATGGTCGCCACAGTAGGAGGGGGGTCTGACAACCCCCGGCTCAGCCGGCCGCCCGGCCCTCCGCCTCGGCGGCGACCCGCCGTCCGGCGAGCGCGGCACGCGCTGCGGTGCCGAGGCGGTCGAGGCCGACCACGACGGCGGCCAGGACGACGAACTCGACCGTCAACTCGGCGATCTGCAGCCCGACCCAGCCGTAGCCGTGCTCCGTCGGGTCGAGGAAGAAGTAGGGGTAGCGGTTCGGGAAGAAGGGGAAGAGCGCCGCCCGCAGCAGGGTCAGGCCCGCGTATCCGAGCGGGAAGGAGAGCCAGAGGGGCAGGTCGCGCCAGCGCGAGGCGTTGCGGGGGCCGAGGCAGAGCCAGTCGAGCACGACCATGATCGGCGTCGTGTAGTGCAGGAACAGCAGGGACCAGCTCTGCAGCCGGTCCGCGCCGGTGCCGTGGCTCAGGCCGGGCAGCGGGCTCGCGCCGTGGTTGAGCACCACGTGCGCGACCAGGCCGGTGATCAGGATGTAGAGCGTCGCCGCGCCGCGCAGGCGGGGGGCGGGGGCGTCGGCGGTGTCGCGCCTGACCATCCAGTACAGCGCGGCGGCGAAGTAGCCGAGGACGATCACGTTGCTCTCGACGGTGAAGTAGATCAACGAGCCCGCGCCGGTGATCAGGCCCAGGCCTGCGGAGAGGACGATGGCGAGACGCCACCACAGGGCAGGTCGGGTCCAGGCGTGCATGGGCGGATCCAGTTCTCGGGCGGCCCCGGACGGCCGGGGGCGGTTCTCGGGTGGTGCGCGTCGGTGCGGGGTGCTGTCGGGTGGCGCGGAGTGGGGTCGGGCGGTGCGGGGCCCGTTCCCGATCGTGCCGGGGCGCTCCGTCGTGGTTCCGCTTCCAGGACTGGGGCAGGGGCTCGACATGTCGGGCGGACGCCGCACTCTACTCGCGAGTAGCGGTCTCGTGAAGCTCCCCGGGCGCGCTTCGGCGGCCGCCGGGGCGCTCTTCCGGGGTCCCGCGGAGCGATGCTTTCCAGCCAACCCCGGGCCGATCGATCCGTACACGGGCGATCCCCCGCACGTCAGTGCGAGCGGGCCGACGACCCGCTCGGCGCCGGAGCCGCGGGCACCCGACGAAAGGCTCACGCCCTGCTGTCGTGGCCCCGCGCCGCGCGCGGAGGATGGACGCGCTCGGCGTGCCGCATGGGCCGCCTGGGGGTTAGGTGGAGGGATGGGAGGAGGAGTGAACCGTGGGTACTGAGTCCGGTGCGGAGCCCGGAACTGCGATATCGCAGGACCAGGCCGAAGGCCACATCCACGGCGTGTGCTTCAAGACGGGTCCGCCCGGAAGCGCAGGCGTCGAACTCGAATGGCTGGTCATGGACCGCGCGGAGCCGCGGAGACCGGTCCCAATGGAGCGGCTCGACGCCGTTCTCGAACCGCTCACCGGGCACGCCGCCCGGAACGGCGGCAGGCCCGGCAGCGGGCTCCCCTGCGGCACGGTGCTCACCCGCGAGCCCGGCGGTCAGCTGGAGCTCAGCACGCCTCCTGCCGCGGGAGCGGTCGCCTGCGTCGCGGGCGCGGCGACCGACCTCGAAGTGGTCCGCAGGACGCTGCACGAGGACGGTCTCCATCTGCTCGGCTACGGCCTGGAGCCGTTCCGCGACCCGCCCAGGGTCCTGGACCATCCCCGCTACGCGGCGATGGAGGCCTATCTCGACCGGATCGGCCCCTGGGGCCGGATGATGATGCGTGCCACGGCAGCCGTCCAGGTCAACCTGGACGCCGGGACCGACGGCGACGGCATCGACGGCTACCGGGCGCGCTGGCAGCTGGTCCACCGGCTCGGTCCGGTGCTCGTCGCGGCCTTCGCGAACTCGCCGCTCTGGCAGGGCAGACCCACCGGCTGGCGGTCCACCCGCCAGGCCGTCTGGGAACGCCTCGACCCCAGCCGCACGCGTCCGCCGCAGGGCAGGGAGGCCAACGGCGACCCGGCGGCGGCCTTCGCCAGATCCGCCCTGGGAGCGGGTCTGCTGTGCCTGCGGCGCAACCCTCCCGCCGACTGGACCGCCCCGCCCGGACACAGCTTCGCGTCCTGGCTGGACGGCGGCGTCACCGAGCGCCGGCCCACCATCGGCGACCTCGACTACCACCTCAGCACGCTCTTCCCCCCGGTGCGGCCACGCGGTTGGCTTGAAATGCGCATGATAGACGCGCAGCCCGGCGACGGATGGATGGTGCCCGCGCTGCTGGCCACCGTGCTGATGGACGATCCCCGCGCGGCCGAGGCCGCCTGGGCGGCGACGGAGCCGCTCTGCCCCAACGGCTCGCCCTACCCGCCGCAGGCGGTCTGGAGCCGCGCCGCCAGGCTCGGACCTGGCGCCCCCGAGCTCGCCAAGGCCGCACTCGACTGCTTCGCCGCCGCGGACACGGCGCTCTCCGGCCCCGACGTGCCCGCGCCGATGCGCCGCGCCGTCTCGTCCTTCGCCGAGCGCTACACCGAACGCGGGCGATGTCCCGCCGACGACCTGTTGGACGACCGCGACGGCGCCTGCCGGCCCGACCGTCTGGAAGGAACCTCCCGATGACCGACCCCGCGGCCCCCGCCGACCCGACCGCGACCCTGCCGTCGACCCCCTCGGTCCCCTCGTCGTCCGAGGCGCCCACCGACGACGGATCACGCGGCACGGGCACGACCGCCCCGGCAGATCCCGAAGCCCTGCGCGCCCGGGCCCGCGCCGCACTGGAACGGGCGCGGGTGCGCACCCGCGCGCTCACCGACTGTCTGGACGAGGACGAGCTCGGCGCCCAGCACTCCCCCCTGATGTCGCCCCTGGTCTGGGACCTGGCCCACATCGGCAACCAGGAGGAGATCTGGCTGGTGCGCGAGGGTGGTGGGGCTCCCGCCCTGCGTCCCGATCTCGATCCGCTCTACGACGCCTTCCAGCATCCCCGCGACCAGCGCCCCACACTTCCACTGCTCCCGCCCGAACCCGCCCGGCGCTACATCGCCGCCGTACGCGAGCGGGCGTTCGAGGTGCTCGACACCGCCCCGCTCGGCCCGGACGAGGACCCCCTGCTGGCGCAGGGATTCGTCTTCGGGATGATCGCCCAGCACGAGCAGCAGCACGACGAGACGATGCTCGCCACGCACCAGCTGCGGCGTGGTCCCGCCGTCCTGCACGCGCCGAAACCCGCACCGGCCCCCGCCGACGCGGCGACCCTGCCGACCGAGGTGTGGATACCCGGCGGCCCGTTCACCATGGGCACCGACGGCGGGGACGAGCCCTGGGCCCTCGACAACGAACGCCCCGCCCACCTGGTCGACGTCCCCGGCTTCTGGCTGGACACCGTTCCCGTGACCAACGCCGCCTACCAGGCCTTCATGGCCGACGGCGGCTACCATGACGCCCGCTGGTGGTCCGCGGCAGGCTGGGCGCACCGGCTCCAAGCCGGCCTGAGCGCACCGCTGTTCTGGATCCGCGCCGGTGGCGGCGGCCCGGAGGGCGTCGAGGGGGCCGACGCCGGTGGCGAGGTCCCCGGCGGCTGGCTGCGTCGGCGCTTCGGGGTCACCGAGCCGGTGCCGCTGGACGAGCCTGTCCTGCACGTGTGCTGGTACGAGGCCGACGCCTTCGCCCGCTGGGCGGGCCGGCGACTGCCGACGGAGGCGGAGTGGGAGAAGGCCGCCCGCCACGACCCGGCCGGCGGCCGGTCCCGCCGCTACCCCTGGGGCGACGCCGATCCGACCCCCGAGCTGGCCAACCTCGGCCAACGCCACCTCCAGCCCGCCCCGGCCGGCAGCTTCCCCGCCGGCGCCTCCCCGGACGGGGTACGCCAGTTGATCGGGGACGTCTGGGAGTGGACCTCCAGTGACTTCGCCCCGCACCCGGGTTTCACGGCCTTCCCCTACAAGGAGTACTCGGAGGTCTTCTTCGGCCCCGACTACAAGGTGCTGCGCGGGGGAGCCTTCGGCGTCGACCAGGTCGCCTGCCGCGGCACCTTCCGCAACTGGGACTACCCGATCCGCCGCCAGATCTTCTGCGGCTTCCGCACCGCGCGCGACGCCTCCCCCGGCGAGACGGCCGACCGCCCCGGCGGTTCCGCGGATCCGGTCGGGCGGGCACGGCCGACGCGCCCCACTCGCTCGCCGGGCGGGGGGACGATCGCCTGATGTGCCGTCATCTCGCCTATCTGGGAGCGCCGGTCACCCTGGCCGAGCTGATCACGCAGCCGCCGCACGGGCTCTACGAGCAGTCCTGGGCCCCTCGCCGGCAGCGCCAGGGCAAGGTCAACGCGGACGGCTTCGGCATCGGCTGGTACCCGGTACCGCCCGACCCCGACCCCGCCGCCTCCAGTGCCACCGCCTCCGGCACCGGCCCCGGCGTGGCCGCCGCCGACGCGCGGGAGGCGGCGGCGCCCGCGCGCTACCGGCGGGCGGTGCCGATCTGGGCCGACCCGAACTTCCCCGAGCTCGCCGGGACCGTCCGCAGCGGGGCCGTGCTGGCCGCCGTGCGCTCGGCGACCGCGGCGACCACCCAGGACGAGTCCGCCGCCGCGCCCTTCCGTGACGGGCGCTATCTGTTCAGCCACAACGGCGCCGTCCGGGACTGGGCCAGACTCCCGGCGGCGGTCGCCGTCGGAGCCGGGCCGGGCGCCGGCTCCGCCCTGGGCGCGGTCGACCTGTTGACGGCCGAGGCCCGCAGCGACTCGGCGCTGCTCTGGGCGATGCTCGTGAGCCGGCTGCGCCGAGGCGAACCCGCCGGCGGAGCGCTGGCCGCGCTGGTCCGCCAGGTGGCCTCGGTCCGGCCGGACGCGCGGCTCAACCTGCTGCTGACCGACGGCACGGCGATCGCCGCGACCCGCTTCGGCGACACGCTCTGGTACCGGCGGACGGCCGGCGGCGTCCTGGTCGCCTCCGAGCCCGACGACTGTGCGCGGACCGCCGACGCGGAGGCGGACATGGGCCGGAGCTCCGACGCGGACGGGATCTGGCGCGAGGTCCCCGACCACTCCCTCCTGCTGGCCACCCGGGGACGCGTCCGCA
This genomic interval from Streptacidiphilus rugosus AM-16 contains the following:
- a CDS encoding DUF6745 domain-containing protein, with amino-acid sequence MTNGERDDWGRIGLGVGPADRARAEAGVRAAYWQAGLPAPGTVVWFASPVTAAAAALLLTGGAAQVFADGLERETEQFFEAARSALAAQGLRAPGADECPGVREAVWTAPWEAARGRLQAELGQAAWSERWTLTSGALWPRLHGLAQRLQQAVVDALGGPEDAERPAERVHARAAVRRALREAVLGQHDAAWLAALAEDPLLDGLASVACSAGWWWPFADVVLLTERPVLLRQDEAGRLHSGEGAAVAFGDGFALHAWRGMPVPAELFRRLGEVTAEQIREQPNAELRRVMLEFYGYERFLAESGAEPVHRDDSGALWRIELEQDEPVVMVEVVNATPEPDGTHRVYWLRVPPSTRTAREGVAWTFGLPAQAYQPLRQT
- a CDS encoding Pr6Pr family membrane protein, with translation MHAWTRPALWWRLAIVLSAGLGLITGAGSLIYFTVESNVIVLGYFAAALYWMVRRDTADAPAPRLRGAATLYILITGLVAHVVLNHGASPLPGLSHGTGADRLQSWSLLFLHYTTPIMVVLDWLCLGPRNASRWRDLPLWLSFPLGYAGLTLLRAALFPFFPNRYPYFFLDPTEHGYGWVGLQIAELTVEFVVLAAVVVGLDRLGTAARAALAGRRVAAEAEGRAAG
- the egtA gene encoding ergothioneine biosynthesis glutamate--cysteine ligase EgtA; its protein translation is MCFKTGPPGSAGVELEWLVMDRAEPRRPVPMERLDAVLEPLTGHAARNGGRPGSGLPCGTVLTREPGGQLELSTPPAAGAVACVAGAATDLEVVRRTLHEDGLHLLGYGLEPFRDPPRVLDHPRYAAMEAYLDRIGPWGRMMMRATAAVQVNLDAGTDGDGIDGYRARWQLVHRLGPVLVAAFANSPLWQGRPTGWRSTRQAVWERLDPSRTRPPQGREANGDPAAAFARSALGAGLLCLRRNPPADWTAPPGHSFASWLDGGVTERRPTIGDLDYHLSTLFPPVRPRGWLEMRMIDAQPGDGWMVPALLATVLMDDPRAAEAAWAATEPLCPNGSPYPPQAVWSRAARLGPGAPELAKAALDCFAAADTALSGPDVPAPMRRAVSSFAERYTERGRCPADDLLDDRDGACRPDRLEGTSR
- the egtB gene encoding ergothioneine biosynthesis protein EgtB, encoding MTDPAAPADPTATLPSTPSVPSSSEAPTDDGSRGTGTTAPADPEALRARARAALERARVRTRALTDCLDEDELGAQHSPLMSPLVWDLAHIGNQEEIWLVREGGGAPALRPDLDPLYDAFQHPRDQRPTLPLLPPEPARRYIAAVRERAFEVLDTAPLGPDEDPLLAQGFVFGMIAQHEQQHDETMLATHQLRRGPAVLHAPKPAPAPADAATLPTEVWIPGGPFTMGTDGGDEPWALDNERPAHLVDVPGFWLDTVPVTNAAYQAFMADGGYHDARWWSAAGWAHRLQAGLSAPLFWIRAGGGGPEGVEGADAGGEVPGGWLRRRFGVTEPVPLDEPVLHVCWYEADAFARWAGRRLPTEAEWEKAARHDPAGGRSRRYPWGDADPTPELANLGQRHLQPAPAGSFPAGASPDGVRQLIGDVWEWTSSDFAPHPGFTAFPYKEYSEVFFGPDYKVLRGGAFGVDQVACRGTFRNWDYPIRRQIFCGFRTARDASPGETADRPGGSADPVGRARPTRPTRSPGGGTIA